One window from the genome of Drosophila albomicans strain 15112-1751.03 chromosome 2L, ASM965048v2, whole genome shotgun sequence encodes:
- the LOC117563637 gene encoding endoplasmic reticulum lectin 1, translated as MRCLMLIFGLMFVATAHEAKDFDDSVLYKIDFEIPDLLGQPELNNQLRSFYTLDKEKYECLIPTLETPKEEEKSNQPELSPIGILQPIFSGPTCSYRIEAYWSYEICHGHHVRQYHEEREGKNVKFQEYYLGKWSEEKTELAKKEWEAERKAGGGKPKYKTLKIDNTRYPYFEMEFNDGTMCDIIEAPRTTMVRYVCYPHGKDDIYSFKETSSCNYEAIILTSSLCSIPAFHAEETKEISIKCFNSPTETHKPLSMLRQELKEWTDSESDLLISKENKMPSKLWTKSDVENIILEMMANDEIDSQTAYQQLVLSRNTQGTTPAPLNDMTPLIEFISGKNCLTGGTGWWKYEFCYGRHVRQFHKDKNSEVELFLGYYSEELHRAWYATQPEKGARQAVSSSLWHHYSKGTHCDQTGLPREVNVKLTCTPVTSSGTAVSMYLMEPKTCHYILVVESPIICGLMQYADENDLVSLEHLQKILTVDKSTTPPTTARTAESEEQIRS; from the exons atgaggTGCTTAATGCTGATATTTGGCTTAATGTTCGTGGCGACGGCGCACGAAGCCAAAGATTTTGATGATTCGGTGCTTTACAAAATTGATTTCGAAATACCCGATTTGTTGGGCCAACCG GAGCTAAATAATCAGCTACGGTCGTTTTACACACTGGACAAAGAGAAGTATGAATGTTTGATTCCCACTTTGGAGACGCCCAAAGAGGAGGAGAAATCCAATCAGCCAGAGCTGT CACCAATTGGCATTCTACAGCCGATATTCTCGGGACCCACCTGCTCCTATCGCATCGAAGCCTATTGGTCATATGAGATATGCCATGGCCACCATGTGCGGCAGTATCATGAGGAACGTGAGggtaaaaatgtgaaattccAAGAGTATTATTTGGGCAAATGGAGTGAGGAAAAGACTGAGCTGGCAAAAAAAGAATGGGAGGCCGAACGCAAGGCTGGCGGTGGCAAGCCCAAGTACAAGACGCTGAAAATTGACAATACTCGTTATCCGTATTTCGAAATGGAATTCAACGATGGCACCATGTGCGACATTATTGAGGCACCGCGCACAACAATGGTGCGTTATGTGTGCTACCCACATGGCAAGGATGATATTTATTCGTTTAAAGAGACTTCGTCATGCAATTATGAAGCCATCATTCTGACATCGTCGTTATGCAGTATTCCTGCCTTTCATGCCGAGGAAACTAAAgagatttcaattaaatgtttcAATTCACCAACGGAGACGCACAAACCTTTGAGTATGCTGCGTCAAGAGCTCAAGGAATGGACGGATAGTGAAAGTGATTTACTCATTTCAAAGGAGAACAAAATGCCATCCAAATTGTGGACAAAGTCGGATGTAGAGAATATTATCTTAGAGATGATGGCCAATGACGAAATTGATAGTCAAACCGCATATCAACAGCTTGTCTTATCTCGAAATACACAAGGAACAACACCAGCACCTTTAAATGATATGACACCGCTTATTGAATTCATATCCGGGAAAAACTGTCTAACTGGC GGCACTGGTTGGTGGAAATATGAATTCTGTTACGGTCGACATGTACGTCAATTCCATAAGGACAAAAACAGCGAAGTAGAACTGTTTCTGGGCTACTATTCAGAAGAACTGCATCGAGCTTGGTATGCTACCCAACCTGAGAAGGGGGCCCGACAAGCGGTCTCTTCGTCATTGTGGCATCACTACTCAAAGGGTACACACTGTGATCAGACTGGATTGCCGCGTGAAGTGAACGTTAAACTCACCTGCACTCCAGTTACGTCCAGCGGCACTGCAGTGTCTATGTATTTGATGGAGCCAAAGACATGCCATTATATTTTGGTAGTGGAATCGCCCATTATTTGTGGTCTTATGCAGTATGCAGATGAAAATGATCTAGTTAGTCTGGAACATTTACAAAAGATTTTGACTGTAGACAAATCAACGACACCACCCACAACAGCTCGGACTGCAGAATCCGAGGAGCAGATACGGTCTTAG
- the LOC117563632 gene encoding UDP-glycosyltransferase UGT5, translated as MVNMMKQGRSLISCSAVGVLLVALMATLHAPTVNGANILGVFTSHSPSHLIIHMSVMKALAEEGHNVTVVSSMPAKVTHKSIKHILIPLSESEEKTLNDGMAVMAKEKPSMFTTLKTMFGSLGLLINKQVDVLEDERFTELYKNKGNKFDAVFVGFFFNMYQVGLGAKFNCPLIVSWSGPPMEQVDNVIGNPILTSSVPTMNVVVTPGQPMNFKQRLTNLLSTLGFRVFATFLEYKNSGFYTRLFGNDPTMPSYADARKNVSLIFCNSHGISEGPIRPNVPGVVEIGGIQIKEKPDALPQDIKEFLDNSKHGAILFSLGINLKGDHIKQSTIQKIFKVLSGLKQNVIWKWDDLKNTPGKSANILYKKWLPQDDILAHPKIKLFITHAGKGGVAEAQYHAVPMLALPVFADQPGNADKLVRSGYGLRVDLLSLEPAEFKAALEEVLQNPSFAKKLQQFSKLYRDRPMTARESVIYWTNYVLRHHGAAHMQSPLVRMNAIESNNLDLYVLLGLALGIVIAINIALFKCVCRKCFGKRCAKKNAQKSKVKKN; from the exons ATGGTTAACATGATGAAACAAGGTCGCTCCCTCATTTCCTGCTCAGCTGTCGGCGTGCTGCTCGTTGCGTTGATGGCAACGCTGCATGCACCGACAGTGAATGGTGCCAACATCTTGGGCGTGTTTACAAGTCACAGTCCATCGCATCTTATTATTCACATGTCTGTGATGAAGGCACTGGCCGAGGAGGGACACAATGTAACGGTGGTATCTTCAATGCCAGCAAAGGTCACCCACAAGAGCATCAAACACATTTTGATACCTCTGAGCGAAAGTGAGGAGAAGACGCTTAATGATGGCATGGCCGTTATGGCCAAGGAGAAACCATCGATGTTCACCACCTTGAAGACAATGTTCGGTTCGCTTGGTTTGCTTATCAATAAGCAGGTTGATGTCCTGGAAGATGAACGTTTCACAGAGCTATACAAAAATAAGGGCAACAAATTCGATGCCGTCTTTGTGGGCTTCTTTTTCAACATGTACCAGGTTGGTCTGGGTGCCAAATTCAACTGCCCCCTCATTGTCAGCTGGTCTGGACCACCAATGGAGCAAGTTGATAATGTGATTGGCAATCCAATTCTAACTTCATCGGTGCCCACTATGAATGTTGTTGTCACGCCTGGTCAGCCTATGAACTTCAAACAGCGTTTGACCAACTTATTGTCCACACTAGGTTTCCGTGTCTTTGCAACGTTCCTCGAGTACAAAAATTCCGGATTCTACAC CCGTCTATTCGGAAACGATCCAACGATGCCTAGCTATGCGGATGCCAGGAAGAATGTGTCTTTGATATTCTGCAATAGTCATGGCATCAGCGAAGGTCCTATTAGACCAAATGTGCCCGGCGTTGTAGAGATTGGTGGAATTCAAATTAAGGAAAAGCCAGATGCTTTGCCACAAGATATTAAGGAATTCCTTGACAATTCCAAACATGGTGCAATACTCTTCAGTCTGGGCATCAACCTTAAAGGCGATCACATTAAGCAGTCGACCATTCAGAAGATCTTCAAGGTGTTGTCGGGCCTGAAGCAGAACGTTATTTGGAAGTGGGATGATTTGAAGAATACGCCCGGCAAGTCTGCCAACATACTCTACAAAAAGTGGCTGCCTCAAGACGATATTCTTGCCCATCCAAAGATCAAGCTCTTCATTACGCACGCCGGCAAGGGAGGCGTGGCCGAGGCACAGTATCACGCAGTACCAATGCTGGCATTGCCCGTGTTTGCCGATCAGCCTGGTAATGCTGACAAGCTAGTTCGGTCGGGCTACGGACTTCGTGTGGATTTGCTTTCACTCGAACCAGCTGAGTTTAAGGCCGCCCTCGAGGAGGTGCTACAAAATCCAAGCTTCGCTAAGAAACTGCAGCAGTTCTCCAAGCTCTATCGCGACCGTCCCATGACTGCGCGGGAATCGGTTATCTACTGGACAAACTACGTGCTGCGTCATCATGGTGCCGCACATATGCAGAGTCCTCTGGTCAGAATGAACGCCATTGAAAGCAACAACTTGGATCTCTATGTGCTACTTGGGTTGGCTCTTGGCATTGTTATCGCCATAAACATTGCTCTGTTCAAGTGCGTTTGTCGTAAATGCTTTGGTAAACGCTGCGCTAAGAAGAATGCGCAAAAATCGAAAGTCAAGaagaattaa
- the LOC117563634 gene encoding UDP-glucosyltransferase 2-like encodes MVNRALTLLSVLAFMATPVWSANILALFSTFSPSHLIVHMSMIKTLADQGHNLTIVTTLKLKIAPHENMTFIHAPSNDDRLKAMNEGLEKLSREKLNMMKDIYNSVINAGTILGIGYDFVVDPKVKAIYENPQIKYDLLVLGYLGNEFQLGIAAKLDVPAVLIWAGGPITFVDDSVGNIYDPSYVPSITMAADPENQTHSFSWRIRNFGKWLVFKALGLALEYKMNSFYEYVKSKRVFGNDSNMPSYDEVKQRVSLLFYNYHSHSEGPVRPTVPQSIEIGGIQIQEKPTPLPVDLAGFLNNATNGAIFFSLGTNVKLKYFEPQLIETIYQVLSRQPLRIIWKWDDQKPKPGNASNIYFHNWLPQDDILAHPNTKLFITHAGKGGVAEAQYHGVPMLALSVFADQPGNAQLMMASGFGISMDLLTLNKESLEKGIQEVLNNPVYRDNVRKFSDLYRDRPLTARQSVIYWTEYVMRHKGAYHLRSPIVKLGFVARYNLDVFAILLLILVCSMIFFVFLLRLLIKKIRLKTQFKVKRE; translated from the exons atggtGAACAGAGCGCTAACGTTGCTGTCTGTGCTCGCCTTTATGGCGACGCCGGTTTGGAGTGCCAATATTCTGGCATTATTCAGCACCTTCAGCCCTTCGCATTTAATTGTGCACATGTCAATGATTAAGACGCTGGCAGACCAAGGACACAACTTAACCATTGTGACAAcattgaaactgaaaatagCGCCGCACGAGAATATGACATTTATTCATGCTCCATCGAATGACGATCGTCTTAAGGCCATGAACGAGGGTCTGGAGAAATTATCAAGAGAGAAACTTAACATGATGAAAGACATATACAATTCCGTGATAAATGCAGGCACCATACTAGGCATTGGATATGATTTTGTGGTAGATCCTAAAGTAAAAGCCATCTACGAAAATCCTCAGATTAAATACGATCTGCTAGTTCTAGGTTATCTGGGAAATGAATTCCAGTTGGGCATTGCTGCCAAATTGGATGTGCCAGCAGTCCTCATCTGGGCGGGAGGTCCCATTACATTTGTTGACGACAGCGTTGGCAATATCTACGATCCTTCCTATGTGCCAAGCATAACAATGGCGGCCGACCCAGAAAATCAAACACACAGCTTCTcttggcgtatacgtaacttTGGCAAATGGCTTGTATTCAAAGCGTTAGGCTTAGCATTGGAGTACAAAATGAATTCTTTCTATGAGTACGTAAAATCAAA GCGGGTCTTTGGGAATGACTCCAACATGCCCAGTTACGATGAGGTGAAACAGCGAGTCTCCTTGCTCTTCTACAATTATCATTCGCATAGTGAAGGTCCTGTGCGTCCCACAGTGCCGCAGTCCATTGAGATTGGAGGAATACAAATCCAGGAAAAGCCTACTCCTTTGCCAGTAGATCTTGCCGGATTCCTTAATAACGCAACTAATGGAGCCATCTTCTTCAGTCTGGGCACCAATGTCAAGCTCAAGTACTTTGAACCCCAACTCATTGAAACGATCTACCAAGTGCTCTCTCGTCAGCCATTGAGAATCATCTGGAAGTGGGATGACCAGAAACCCAAGCCAGGCAACGCATCTAACATATATTTCCACAACTGGCTGCCCCAGGATGACATACTAGCGCATCCAAATACCAAGCTTTTCATCACACACGCTGGCAAAGGAGGCGTCGCTGAGGCCCAGTACCATGGAGTACCAATGCTGGCTTTGTCGGTCTTTGCTGATCAGCCTGGCAACGCACAGCTAATGATGGCATCAGGCTTTGGAATCAGTATGGATCTGCTTACGCTCAACAAGGAGAGTCTGGAGAAAGGCATTCAAGAGGTGCTCAATAATCCCGTGTATCGGGATAATGTCCGCAAATTCTCGGATCTTTATCGCGATCGTCCTTTGACAGCTCGCCAATCTGTGATTTACTGGACGGAGTATGTGATGCGTCATAAAGGAGCTTACCATCTGCGAAGTCCTATTGTAAAACTTGGCTTTGTAGCACGATACAATCTCGATGTTTTTGCCATTCTTCTGCTCATTCTCGTCTGCTCGATGATCTTCTTCGTATTTCTGCTACGacttttaatcaaaaaaattcGATTGAAAACGCAGTTCAAGGTCAAAAGAGAATAA
- the LOC117563636 gene encoding UDP-glycosyltransferase UGT5-like: MVNKFLLSLIVFVFLSPVWGANILGLFSTFSPSHLLVHMSIMKSLADQGHNVTIVTNCKTKLAPHDNITLILAPASEERMKGVNKFVENSMQRKPHFIQAIFSTLTLIYSILGIQYDFVLHPQVKDIYENPHVKYDLLVLGYLFNDFQLGIAAKLQVPAILSWVGLPLAFVDDTVGNVYDPSYVPIVSFVTETTKQSTGLWWRMHNLFSWIMLKIFSVGNDFVMTFLYKHAFGNDSSMISYDEAKEKVSLLFYNYHSQSEGPVRPTVPQSIEIGGIQIKEQPDSLPQELAYFLDNATDGAIFFSLGTNIKLTFFEPQLLETIYQVLSHQQLRVIWKWDDQVPKPGNASNIYFHNWLPQDDILAHPNTKLFITHAGKGGVAEAQYHGVPMLALPVFADQPGNAQLMMASGFGISMDLLTLNKESLEKGIQEVLNNPVYRNNVRKFSDLYRDRPLTARQSVIYWTEYVMRHKGAYHLRSPIVKLGFLARYNLDVYAILLLIFACSMIIFVFLLRFLVNTILLKRQSKAKIN, encoded by the exons ATGGTGAATAAATTTCTGCTGTCACTTATTGTGTTCGTCTTCTTGTCTCCCGTTTGGGGAGCCAATATTCTGGGATTATTCAGCACCTTTAGTCCATCGCATCTGCTAGTACACATGTCGATCATGAAATCACTGGCAGATCAAGGACATAATGTAACAATAGTGACAAATTGCAAAACCAAATTAGCGCCACATGACAACATTACATTAATCTTAGCGCCAGCCAGTGAAGAACGCATGAAAGGAGTGAATAAGTTTGTAGAGAACTCAATGCAAAGGAAGCCACACTTCATCCAAGCCATCTTTAGTACATTAACATTGATCTACAGTATCTTGGGCATACAGTATGACTTTGTGCTGCATCCTCAAGTAAAAGATATTTATGAAAATCCCCATGTTAAATATGATCTCTTGGTGCTTGGCTATTTATTCAATGACTTTCAATTGGGCATTGCTGCGAAGCTGCAAGTACCGGCAATCCTTAGTTGGGTTGGCTTACCTCTTGCATTTGTCGACGATACCGTTGGCAACGTCTACGATCCTTCCTATGTACCCATCGTCAGCTTTgtaacagaaacaacaaagcAATCAACAGGGTTATGGTGGCGTATGCACAACCTTTTTAGCTGGATAATGTTGAAGATTTTTAGCGTTGGCAACGACTTTGTTATGACGTTCTTGTACAA ACACGCTTTTGGCAATGATTCAAGTATGATTAGCTATGATGAGGCAAAGGAAAAAGTCTCCCTGCTCTTCTACAATTATCATTCGCAAAGCGAAGGTCCTGTGCGTCCCACAGTGCCGCAGTCCATTGAGATTGGAGGAATACAGATCAAGGAACAGCCTGATTCCTTGCCCCAAGAGCTTGCATACTTTCTGGACAACGCTACTGATGGAGCGATCTTCTTTAGCCTAGGCACCAATATCAAGCTCACATTCTTCGAACCTCAACTCCTAGAAACCATCTACCAAGTGCTGTCGCACCAGCAACTTCGTGTCATCTGGAAGTGGGATGACCAGGTGCCTAAGCCAGGCAACGCATCCAACATATACTTTCACAACTGGCTGCCCCAGGATGACATTCTCGCTCATCCCAACACCAAGCTCTTTATCACACACGCTGGCAAAGGAGGCGTGGCTGAGGCCCAGTACCATGGAGTACCAATGCTGGCGTTGCCGGTCTTTGCTGATCAGCCTGGCAACGCACAGCTAATGATGGCATCAGGCTTTGGAATCAGTATGGATCTGCTTACGCTCAACAAGGAGAGTCTGGAGAAGGGCATTCAAGAAGTGCTCAATAATCCCGTATATCGCAATAATGTCCGCAAGTTCTCAGATCTCTATCGCGATCGTCCTTTGACAGCTCGCCAATCTGTGATCTATTGGACGGAGTATGTGATGCGTCATAAAGGAGCTTACCATCTGCGGAGTCCTATTGTAAAACTGGGCTTTTTGGCACGATACAATCTCGATGTTTATGCCATTCTTCTGCTCATCTTCGCCTGTTCGATGATCATATTCGTATTTCTGCTACGATTTCTAGTCAACACAATTCTATTGAAAAGGCAATCCAAGGCCAAAATTAACTAA
- the LOC117563633 gene encoding UDP-glycosyltransferase UGT5 has protein sequence MVNKSLTLLFVLAFAATPVWSANILALFSTFSPSHLIVHMSMMKTLADQGHNLTIVTTLKPKIAPHENMTFIHAPASEERLKGMNEYLEKSSKEKLHMVQAMINSLTNAGSMLGIGYDFVVDPKVKAIYENPQVKYDLLILGYLMNEFQLGIAAKLDVPAILSWVGVPFTFVDDSVGNIYDPSYVPSITMAADPENPTHSFSWRIRNFGSWLVFKALGLGVEYKMNAFYEQAFGNDSSMPSYDEVKQRVSLLFYNYHSHSEGPVRPTVPQSIEIGGIQIKEKPDPLPLDLAGFLNNATDGAIFFSLGTNVKLKYFDPQLIETIYQVLSRQPLRIIWKWDDQEPKPGNASNIYFHNWLPQDDILAHPNTKLFITHAGKGGVAEAQYHAVPMLALPVFGDQPGNAQLMVTSGFGISMDLLTLTEESLEKGIQEVLKNPVYRNNVRKFSDLYRDRPLTARQSVIYWTEYVMRHKGAYHLRSPIVKLGFVARYNLDVYAIILLILLSTFIMFLIVLRLVIKTLRARQQTKAKVKRN, from the exons atggtGAACAAATCGCTAACGTTGCTGTTTGTGCTCGCCTTTGCGGCGACGCCGGTTTGGAGTGCCAATATTCTGGCATTATTCAGCACCTTCAGCCCTTCGCATTTGATTGTGCACATGTCAATGATGAAGACGCTGGCAGACCAAGGACACAACTTAACCATAGTGACAACATTGAAACCGAAAATAGCGCCGCACGAGAATATGACTTTTATTCATGCGCCAGCGTCTGAAGAGCGTCTTAAGGGCATGAACGAGTATCTGGAGAAATCATCAAAGGAGAAACTCCACATGGTGCAAGCCATGATAAATTCTCTGACAAATGCAGGTTCCATGTTAGGCATTGGATATGACTTCGTGGTAGATCCTAAAGTGAAAGCCATCTATGAGAATCCGCAGGTCAAGTATGATCTGCTAATTCTTGGCTACCTGATGAACGAATTCCAATTGGGCATTGCTGCCAAATTAGATGTGCCAGCAATTTTAAGCTGGGTTGGAGTGCCCTTCACATTTGTCGACGACAGCGTTGGAAACATCTACGATCCTTCCTATGTGCCAAGCATAACCATGGCGGCCGACCCAGAAAATCCAACACACAGCTTCtcatggcgtatacgcaacttTGGCAGCTGGCTTGTATTCAAAGCGTTAGGCTTGGGAGTGGAGTACAAAATGAATGCCTTCTACGA GCAGGCCTTTGGCAATGACTCTAGCATGCCCAGTTACGATGAAGTGAAACAGCGAGTCTCATTGCTCTTCTATAATTACCATTCACATAGTGAAGGTCCTGTGCGTCCCACAGTGCCGCAGTCCATTGAGATTGGAGGAATACAAATCAAGGAAAAGCCTGATCCCTTGCCACTAGATCTTGCCGGGTTCCTCAACAACGCAACTGATGGAGCCATCTTCTTCAGCCTGGGCACCAATGTCAAGCTAAAGTACTTTGATCCCCAACTCATTGAAACGATCTACCAAGTGCTCTCTCGTCAGCCATTGCGTATCATCTGGAAGTGGGATGACCAGGAACCCAAGCCAGGCAACGCATCTAACATATACTTCCACAACTGGCTGCCCCAGGATGACATACTAGCGCATCCAAATACCAAGCTTTTTATCACACACGCTGGCAAAGGAGGCGTCGCTGAGGCCCAGTACCACGCTGTGCCAATGCTGGCGTTGCCTGTCTTTGGAGATCAACCCGGCAACGCTCAGCTCATGGTGACGTCAGGCTTTGGAATCAGCATGGATCTTCTCACGCTCACCGAGGAGAGCTTGGAGAAGGGCATCCAAGAAGTCCTGAAAAATCCCGTGTATCGGAATAATGTCCGCAAGTTCTCGGATCTCTATCGCGATCGACCGCTGACAGCTCGCCAATCTGTGATATACTGGACGGAGTATGTGATGCGTCATAAAGGAGCTTACCATCTGCGGAGTCCTATTGTAAAACTTGGATTTGTGGCACGATACAATCTCGATGTTTATGCCATTATTCTACTGATTTTGTTGAGCACTTTTATAATGTTCCTAATAGTTCTACGATTGGTGATCAAAACTCTTCGAGCTCGACAACAAACCAAAGCCAAGGTCAAGCGAAATTAA
- the LOC117565378 gene encoding UDP-glucosyltransferase 2, which translates to MGGFRFLFVLLLAVAPAAYGANILGLFSSHSQSHLILHMSMMKALAEQGHNITVVSMMKPKVMHKSIHLIVVPPSDEKEAIMENQMTEMANQKNSIYDTMIRLLNGMSAMVESQVDLITDPRFQRIYETKFDLMFMGFFMNDFQLGVAHKLQVPVIVAWMSAPMFVIDDYVGNPSEISYVPILGTVMKRGEKVAFGKRLENFVKNIFFRVIGVIFNQRAERHYKQLFGNEPNLPSIEQLRRNISMVFTNCHLISEGPIRPLVPAHAEIGGIQIKEKPDPLPEDIAQFLDGAEHGGVLLSLGSNIKSSAVKPELVQSMFKVLSSLKQRVVWKWEDLDNTPGKSANILYKKWLPQDDILAHPKIKLFITHAGKGGITEAQYHGVPMVALPIFGDQPANADNMQKSGYGIAQDLLQLTEENFGASINEVLGNEKYKKAIGGFSQLYRDRPLSARQTVLYWTNYVLRHHGAPHLQSPSVHLNWVEYLNVDIYILVATVLTLLLLLNFVIVRFIVRKLAGKSQKSSKKVKKQ; encoded by the coding sequence ATGGGTGGCTTTCGGTTTCTATTTGTGTTACTGTTGGCCGTGGCACCCGCCGCTTACGGTGCTAATATTCTGGGACTGTTTAGCAGTCACAGTCAATCGCATTTGATACTACACATGTCCATGATGAAGGCACTCGCCGAGCAGGGACACAACATCACCGTCGTGTCGATGATGAAACCCAAAGTGATGCACAAATCGATCCATTTGATTGTGGTGCCACCTTCGGATGAAAAAGAGGCCATTATGGAGAATCAAATGACTGAGATGGCTAACCAAAAGAACTCCATATACGACACCATGATCCGTCTGCTGAACGGCATGAGTGCAATGGTTGAGTCACAGGTGGATTTAATTACGGATCCACGTTTCCAACGCATTTACGAAACCAAATTCGATTTGATGTTCATGGGATTCTTTATGAACGACTTCCAACTGGGCGTGGCCCATAAACTACAGGTCCCAGTAATTGTTGCCTGGATGTCGGCGCCCATGTTTGTCATCGATGATTATGTCGGCAATCCCAGTGAGATTTCATATGTGCCCATTTTAGGCACCGTTATGAAACGGGGCGAGAAGGTAGCATTCGGTAAACGTCTGGAGAATTTCGTGAAGAACATATTTTTCCGTGTTATTGGCGTCATCTTCAACCAACGCGCTGAACGTCATTATAAGCAGCTCTTTGGCAACGAACCCAACTTGCCGTCCATTGAACAATTAAGACGCAACATCTCGATGGTCTTCACCAACTGTCATCTGATCAGCGAAGGACCAATCCGTCCTCTTGTGCCGGCACATGCAGAAATTGGCGGCATTCAGATCAAGGAGAAGCCTGATCCCTTGCCCGAGGATATTGCTCAGTTCCTGGATGGTGCCGAGCATGGCGGTGTTTTACTCTCTCTTGGCTCGAACATCAAGAGTTCGGCAGTGAAACCCGAGCTAGTGCAATCCATGTTCAAGGTGCTTTCCTCGTTGAAGCAACGCGTGGTCTGGAAGTGGGAGGATTTGGACAACACACCGGGCAAATCTGCAAATATTCTCTACAAGAAGTGGCTGCCACAGGACGATATTCTCGCCCATCCCAAGATAAAGCTGTTTATCACCCACGCCGGCAAAGGAGGCATCACTGAGGCGCAATACCATGGCGTGCCAATGGTGGCGCTGCCCATCTTTGGGGATCAGCCAGCCAATGCGGATAACATGCAAAAGTCTGGCTATGGCATTGCCCAAGATCTGCTGCAACTCACCGAAGAGAACTTCGGCGCAAGCATCAATGAAGTGCTTGGCAATGAGAAGTACAAAAAGGCAATTGGAGGATTCTCGCAATTGTATCGGGACAGACCACTCAGTGCCCGCCAGACGGTGCTCTACTGGACCAACTATGTGCTGAGACATCACGGTGCTCCCCACTTGCAGAGTCCATCGGTGCACTTGAATTGGGTGGAATACTTAAATGTAGATATTTATATTCTGGTGGCGACAGTATTAactcttcttctccttctcaaTTTCGTCATTGTTCGCTTTATCGTCCGCAAGCTAGCTGGCAAATCGCAGAAATCGAGCAAGAAGGTGAAGAAGCAATAG
- the LOC117564447 gene encoding cytochrome b5-related protein, whose protein sequence is MAPNVELEAWRVSGISRTYPTYRRSILISNESWLEGKHEDDEAEGLWRIKDKLYDLSDFAKRHPGGAFWIEATKGTDITEPFESHHIEEHAARMLSKFEVRPASKPRNYKFTLHEDGFYKVLKRRVRQKLHSLNYQPSRKTDLLHTGILFAVFLFSWAAAVLDSLVLSAFAGLSLCWLATSSHNYFHQRDNWRMYFFNLSLMNFNGWRVSHALSHHVYPNSLHDLEMSLFEPLLCFVPSKEYASKLHRVISILISPIVYTALCFVQIIQRLIISLCKRNVMYWHDLLALVLPSFLFLSTNLSLGAVLTRWLTIVAMCSFLFGFIGLTAAHHDPRIYHDGDATRRDRDWGLFQLDTIIDRGDIKWSDLLVLTHFGEHALHHMFPTLDHGVLKQLYPELQQTLREFKCELREINHWGHIKGQNQQLLRTEVNPIAPGSNKTL, encoded by the exons ATGGCACCCAATGTGGAGTTGGAAGCGTGGCGAGTGTCGGGCATATCGCGAACTTATCCAACCTATCGCCGGAGCATACTCATTAGCAATGAGAG CTGGCTGGAGGGTAAACATGAAGACGATGAGGCCGAGGGACTGTGGCGCATCAAAGATAAACTCTATGATTTGTCGGACTTTGCCAAACGGCATCCGGGCGGCGCCTTTTGGATTGAAGCCACCAAGGGCACCGATATCACCGAGCCCTTTGAGTCGCATCACATTGAGGAGCATGCCGCACGCATGCTAAGCAAATTCGAGGTGCGTCCGGCTTCGAAGCCGAGGAACTACAAGTTTACGCTGCACGAAGATGGTTTCTACAAAGTGTTGAAGCGGCGAGTGAGGCAGAAGCTGCACTCCCTCAACTATCAACCATCGCGGAAGACCGAT CTGCTTCACACTGGTATTTTGTTCGCTGTTTTCCTATTCAGCTGGGCGGCTGCAGTACTGGATTCGCTGGTGTTAAGCGCCTTTGCTGGATTATCGCTTTGCTGGCTGGCGACCTCGTCTCACAATTACTTCCATCAACGTGACAACTGGCGCATGTATTTCTTTAATCTTTCGTTGATGAACTTCAACGGTTGGCGCGTCTCACATGCGCTCTCCCATCATGTTTATCCCAATTCGCTGCATGATCTCGAGATGTCGCTTTTTGAGCCCCTCCTTTGCTTTGTGCCCAGCAAAGAATATGCCAGCAAACTGCATCGCGTCATCTCCATTCTGATCTCTCCCATTGTTTACACGGCTCTGTGTTTCGTGCAGATTATACAGCG CTTGATCATCTCGCTGTGCAAACGCAATGTGATGTACTGGCATGATCTCTTGGCTTTAGTTTTGCCCAGTTTCCTCTTTTTGTCCACCAACTTGAGCCTGGGAGCTGTGCTCACCAGATGGCTCACTATTGTGGCCATGTGCAGCTTCCTGTTTGGCTTCATTGGTCTAACAGCGGCGCATCATGATCCACGCATCTACCATGATGGCGACGCTACTCGTCGTGATCGCGATTGGGGACTCTTTCAGCTGGACACGATCATCGATCGCGGGGATATCAAGTGGTCAGATCTTTTGGTGCTCACACACTTTGGCGAGCATGCACTGCATCATATGTTCCCGACTTTGGATCATGGCGTGCTTAAGCAACTCTATCCGGAGCTACAACAGACCCTCAGGGAGTTTAAGTGTGAGCTGAGGGAAATAAATCACTGGGGTCACATCAAGGGTCAAAATCAACAGTTGCTACGCACTGAAGTAAACCCCATTGCTCCAGGCAGTAACAAGACTCTTTAA